From Bacillus pumilus, one genomic window encodes:
- a CDS encoding YisL family protein: MGTHLHITAWVLGIILFFVAFALAGKNDKGAKIVHMIVRLLYLIIIATGVELYVRTGMKIPGFGGEYIGKMILGILVIGFMEMVLVRKKKGKSVTGVLIGFIVFAIVTILLGLRLPIGFHIF, from the coding sequence ATGGGAACGCATTTACATATTACAGCATGGGTGCTAGGGATTATTTTATTCTTCGTTGCCTTTGCTCTAGCAGGTAAAAACGACAAAGGTGCTAAAATTGTGCACATGATTGTCAGACTATTGTACTTGATCATTATCGCAACAGGCGTAGAGCTGTATGTTCGCACAGGAATGAAAATTCCAGGTTTCGGTGGCGAGTATATCGGTAAAATGATTCTCGGTATCCTTGTGATCGGCTTCATGGAAATGGTTCTTGTACGCAAGAAAAAAGGAAAATCGGTGACTGGTGTATTGATTGGTTTTATCGTGTTCGCGATTGTGACCATTCTTCTCGGTTTACGTCTGCCGATCGGTTTCCATATCTTTTAA
- a CDS encoding DUF2777 family protein, giving the protein MEKRMKQLERCSRRWCSGYLLIENGYCLIEDEEGDIMLPESLQSTMICLKENGRWTKGELLGSMILHESGQLVEVQGGEVIQYTASLAKGWLDLLMFVPENVFYEIIAQVEQLGFSVYDCVFSSFHSFQRVSFFQFSTDSQSLALQCHHDSVAGQIRFEWTTSDGYRSVSQFDGI; this is encoded by the coding sequence ATGGAAAAACGAATGAAGCAGCTTGAACGCTGCAGTCGAAGATGGTGCAGCGGGTATTTACTGATTGAAAACGGGTATTGTCTGATTGAAGATGAAGAAGGAGACATCATGCTGCCAGAAAGTCTTCAAAGCACGATGATCTGTTTGAAGGAAAATGGCAGGTGGACCAAAGGGGAACTGCTCGGGTCCATGATACTTCATGAAAGTGGGCAGCTAGTAGAAGTACAAGGCGGTGAAGTGATTCAATATACGGCATCACTTGCGAAAGGATGGCTTGACCTACTGATGTTCGTTCCTGAAAACGTTTTTTATGAAATCATTGCACAGGTAGAGCAGCTTGGTTTTTCCGTCTACGATTGTGTTTTCTCCTCCTTTCATTCTTTTCAACGAGTTTCTTTCTTTCAGTTTTCGACAGATTCACAATCACTTGCCCTTCAATGTCACCATGACTCCGTCGCAGGTCAAATTCGTTTTGAATGGACCACTTCTGACGGTTACCGGTCGGTTTCGCAATTTGATGGCATATAA
- the asnB gene encoding asparagine synthase (glutamine-hydrolyzing): MCGITGWADFKKQLIQQDHVINQMTDTLSKRGPDDTNTWKSEHVLFGHKRLAVVDVEGGKQPMTYTHQNHAYTVVYNGELYNTEDIRKELLKRGHRFLGHSDTEVLLHAYTEWKEECVTHFNGIFAFVIWDSERELLFAGRDRLGVKPFFYTERHHSFLFGSEIKALLAHPDMKAKVDHEGLSEIFGLGPSRTPGQGVFKGVKELRPAHALTFSKDGLRVWRYWNVKSKAHTDSLDDTAQHVKHLFTDAVTRQLVSDVPVCTFLSGGVDSSAITAIAAKHFEKIGKAPLHTYSVDYEGNDQFFEASQFQPNADGPWIDRMTKAFQTNHHSCVIGQKELAAYLKEAVEVRDLPGMADIDSSLLWFCREIKKDFVVGLSGECADEIFGGYPWFHAANETNGFPWMRSTEARTQLLQDSWQKKLSLREYAQSKYEETVAETPLLDGETGVDKARRELFYLNMVWFMTTLLDRKDRMSMGASLEVRVPFADHRLVEYVWNIPWEMKMHGNREKGVLRKALEGILPNEVLYRKKSPYPKTHHPAYTQAVKEMLTDCLAQKDSVLHEFLDAHQLNQLIETEGASFQVPWYGQLMKGPQLIAHLAQIHHWFETYRIDIEA; encoded by the coding sequence ATGTGTGGAATAACAGGCTGGGCAGACTTTAAAAAGCAGCTCATCCAACAGGATCATGTAATCAATCAAATGACAGATACATTATCTAAAAGAGGGCCAGACGATACAAATACGTGGAAAAGTGAGCACGTTCTATTTGGGCATAAAAGGTTAGCGGTTGTAGATGTAGAAGGCGGAAAACAGCCGATGACATATACACATCAAAACCATGCTTATACCGTTGTATACAATGGAGAGCTCTATAACACAGAAGATATAAGAAAAGAATTGTTAAAAAGGGGCCATCGCTTTCTTGGACATTCTGATACAGAGGTTCTTCTTCACGCCTACACAGAATGGAAGGAAGAGTGTGTGACCCATTTTAATGGTATTTTTGCATTTGTGATCTGGGATAGTGAGCGTGAATTATTATTTGCAGGGAGAGACCGGCTCGGCGTCAAGCCATTTTTCTATACAGAACGTCATCATTCCTTTTTATTTGGTTCGGAAATCAAAGCGCTACTTGCTCACCCTGATATGAAAGCAAAAGTCGATCATGAAGGATTATCGGAGATCTTTGGTTTAGGACCGTCTAGAACACCAGGGCAAGGAGTGTTTAAAGGGGTAAAAGAGCTGAGACCTGCTCATGCTTTGACTTTTTCAAAAGACGGACTGCGTGTGTGGAGATACTGGAATGTCAAAAGCAAGGCGCATACGGACTCACTTGATGACACCGCCCAGCACGTCAAGCATCTCTTTACAGATGCCGTCACAAGACAGCTCGTTTCTGATGTGCCTGTTTGTACATTTTTATCGGGTGGCGTCGATTCGAGTGCCATTACCGCCATTGCCGCTAAGCACTTTGAGAAAATAGGGAAAGCACCGCTTCATACGTATTCGGTTGACTACGAAGGAAATGATCAATTCTTTGAAGCAAGTCAATTCCAGCCGAATGCTGACGGTCCATGGATTGACCGCATGACCAAGGCGTTTCAAACGAATCATCACAGCTGCGTCATTGGACAAAAGGAGCTGGCTGCTTATTTGAAAGAAGCGGTTGAGGTCCGAGACTTACCGGGTATGGCAGATATTGATTCTTCTTTGCTTTGGTTCTGCCGAGAAATTAAAAAGGACTTTGTTGTCGGTTTGTCAGGTGAATGTGCGGATGAAATTTTTGGAGGTTATCCTTGGTTCCATGCGGCAAATGAAACGAATGGTTTTCCTTGGATGAGATCGACGGAAGCCAGAACGCAGCTCTTACAAGATTCGTGGCAAAAGAAGCTGTCACTAAGAGAATATGCACAAAGCAAATATGAAGAAACCGTGGCTGAAACGCCTCTTTTAGATGGAGAAACTGGAGTGGATAAAGCCCGAAGAGAACTTTTTTACTTAAATATGGTCTGGTTTATGACAACGCTGCTAGATCGAAAAGACCGAATGAGTATGGGGGCGAGTCTTGAGGTACGTGTGCCATTTGCAGACCATCGCCTTGTCGAATATGTGTGGAATATTCCTTGGGAAATGAAAATGCATGGAAATCGTGAAAAAGGGGTTTTACGAAAAGCATTAGAGGGAATTTTACCGAATGAAGTGCTTTATCGCAAGAAGAGTCCTTATCCGAAAACACATCATCCAGCCTATACTCAGGCTGTGAAAGAGATGTTAACAGATTGCCTTGCGCAAAAAGATTCTGTCCTTCACGAATTTCTAGATGCACATCAATTAAACCAGCTGATTGAAACGGAAGGAGCCTCCTTTCAAGTGCCTTGGTATGGCCAGCTCATGAAGGGCCCGCAGTTAATCGCTCATCTGGCGCAGATTCATCATTGGTTTGAAACGTATCGAATTGATATAGAAGCGTAA
- a CDS encoding phytoene desaturase family protein, which produces MEIIVIGAGPGGLAAAMMLQSKGHDVQVYEKQPFVGGRNSKFQLGDFTFDTGPTFLSMIHIAEELFTFAGKNLYDYIDVIELKEMYRLIFQDDQLDMIRDRDEMYRRLEAFAPGEGEGYLRFMNDTKRKMDQLTPILQSKMDRFHHYLRPKVLKALPQLSLNKSLYDVLSDYFSNESVKYAFTFQSKYLGMSPWECPGAFSILSFMEHDTGVFHPKGGVNQLSETMAKAAAEAGATIHLSAGVEKLLTEGRKVKGIRLESGEELQADEVVVNGDFAHVMTKLVEPGLLKKYSEKKLKKKKFSCSTFMLYLGLDIMYEEPHHTIVFSDDYAQFVKGITKTYELPDDPSIYIQNASVTDDSLAPKGKSALYVLAPVANNQSGIDWEAHQDEFRELVLDTLERKTGFKNVRQHIEVERMITPKQWEEDLYVYEGATFNLGHQLTQMMVLRPHNEFDELDHCWLVGGGTHPGSGLPTILESARITTNAILSKEKHTHKTLPHQEKGSAS; this is translated from the coding sequence ATGGAAATCATTGTGATCGGAGCAGGACCAGGGGGACTTGCGGCAGCTATGATGCTTCAAAGCAAAGGACATGATGTTCAGGTATACGAAAAACAGCCCTTTGTTGGCGGACGTAACTCTAAGTTTCAACTCGGTGATTTCACGTTTGATACGGGTCCTACCTTTCTCAGCATGATTCATATTGCAGAGGAGCTGTTCACCTTTGCTGGTAAAAATCTTTATGACTATATTGATGTGATCGAATTAAAAGAAATGTATAGATTGATTTTTCAAGACGATCAGCTAGATATGATTCGAGATCGTGATGAAATGTATAGACGGTTAGAAGCCTTTGCACCTGGTGAGGGCGAAGGGTATTTACGATTTATGAACGATACAAAGCGCAAAATGGATCAGCTTACACCTATTTTACAAAGTAAAATGGATCGTTTTCATCACTATTTGCGTCCAAAGGTGCTCAAAGCACTTCCGCAGCTTTCATTGAATAAGAGTTTATATGATGTGCTGTCAGATTATTTCTCAAATGAATCAGTGAAATATGCGTTTACATTTCAATCAAAGTATTTAGGCATGTCACCGTGGGAGTGCCCTGGTGCTTTCTCCATTCTATCGTTTATGGAACATGACACAGGTGTTTTCCATCCGAAGGGCGGGGTCAATCAGCTGTCAGAAACGATGGCAAAAGCAGCGGCTGAAGCTGGAGCGACGATTCATCTGTCAGCTGGCGTCGAAAAATTGCTGACGGAAGGCAGGAAAGTAAAAGGCATTCGCTTAGAATCTGGGGAAGAATTACAGGCAGATGAGGTTGTTGTAAATGGAGACTTTGCACATGTGATGACAAAGCTTGTAGAACCAGGACTTTTAAAGAAATATAGCGAGAAAAAATTAAAAAAGAAAAAATTCTCATGCTCCACCTTTATGCTTTATTTAGGATTAGATATCATGTATGAGGAGCCGCATCATACCATCGTATTTTCCGATGATTATGCTCAATTTGTCAAAGGCATAACGAAAACGTATGAGCTGCCAGATGATCCTTCTATTTATATTCAAAATGCAAGTGTCACAGATGACTCGCTTGCGCCAAAAGGAAAGTCAGCTCTTTATGTGCTGGCACCTGTTGCCAACAATCAAAGCGGTATTGACTGGGAAGCGCATCAAGATGAATTTAGAGAACTTGTGCTGGACACACTTGAGCGAAAAACCGGTTTTAAGAATGTGAGACAGCATATAGAAGTCGAACGGATGATCACACCGAAGCAATGGGAGGAAGACCTTTACGTATACGAAGGAGCTACATTTAACCTTGGCCACCAGCTGACGCAGATGATGGTCCTAAGGCCGCACAATGAATTTGATGAATTGGACCATTGCTGGCTCGTAGGAGGAGGGACGCACCCAGGAAGCGGGCTGCCGACCATTTTAGAATCAGCACGTATCACGACAAATGCGATTCTTTCAAAAGAGAAACATACGCACAAAACATTGCCGCACCAAGAAAAGGGGAGCGCCTCATGA
- a CDS encoding phytoene desaturase family protein: protein MKKHILIAGGGIGGIISALYLKKAGHDVTLVEKNERLGGRLAFVREKGYKVDEGPTIVLLPDMLKGILHEVGMDEASLDLLQLDPLYTIQYQDGTSYTKYSDAFRQLEEIRRVFPKEDQGFLRFMEEMTDRFQEGQQAFLEKSFHEKRTFFTKANMKILMKLKAYRTVQSALKKYFSDERLRDAYALQTLYVGGNPYEASAIYSLVSYSEHAHGIYYLKGGYASLVDILERQLIKMGVHIRKNEEVTELEFEGKRVVTAKVSDDRIAADAFVINGDYPAALKQLGLDEQDRRKYVPSSGCVMVYLGLNKMYHDAPVHQFFMGEHFDQHMKEVFQTKTIPQDPSFYTFNPSIIDPSLAPAGCSVLYMLIPVPSGDHINWEEETDFVEKMVDRLEKRGFPRLRESIVWEKIRTPNDSLREGLFEGGSFGLAPNLFQSGVFRPQVKVAETGNLYAVGASIHPGGGVPIVMQSAKLMASVLLKDLNDRKEVKLSG from the coding sequence ATGAAAAAACATATATTGATTGCAGGTGGCGGGATTGGCGGGATAATCTCAGCACTTTATTTAAAAAAGGCTGGACATGATGTCACGCTTGTCGAAAAAAATGAGCGACTTGGCGGAAGACTTGCTTTTGTACGTGAGAAAGGATATAAAGTAGATGAAGGTCCGACCATTGTCCTACTTCCTGATATGTTAAAAGGTATTTTACATGAGGTTGGAATGGACGAAGCGTCTCTTGATCTTTTGCAGCTTGATCCGCTGTATACGATTCAATATCAAGATGGAACCTCCTACACGAAGTACTCTGATGCATTTCGTCAGCTAGAGGAAATCAGACGTGTATTTCCAAAAGAAGATCAAGGATTTCTAAGGTTTATGGAAGAAATGACAGACCGTTTTCAAGAAGGGCAGCAAGCCTTTCTAGAGAAATCATTTCATGAAAAACGTACATTTTTTACAAAAGCAAACATGAAGATTTTAATGAAATTAAAGGCGTATCGAACGGTTCAAAGTGCTCTGAAAAAGTATTTCTCAGACGAACGCCTGCGAGATGCATACGCACTGCAAACCCTCTATGTCGGAGGGAACCCGTATGAAGCATCTGCTATTTATTCGCTCGTTTCATATAGTGAGCACGCACATGGAATCTACTATTTAAAAGGCGGCTATGCGAGCTTAGTAGATATACTGGAGAGGCAGCTCATAAAAATGGGTGTGCATATAAGAAAAAATGAAGAAGTCACAGAGCTAGAGTTTGAGGGAAAGCGCGTGGTTACAGCAAAAGTCAGTGACGACCGTATAGCAGCTGATGCATTTGTGATCAACGGAGATTATCCAGCTGCGTTAAAACAGCTTGGTTTAGATGAACAAGATCGGCGTAAATACGTGCCGTCTTCTGGCTGTGTGATGGTGTATCTAGGGTTAAACAAGATGTACCATGATGCGCCTGTTCACCAATTTTTTATGGGCGAACACTTTGATCAGCATATGAAAGAGGTTTTTCAAACGAAGACAATCCCTCAAGATCCGTCGTTTTATACATTTAATCCATCGATCATTGATCCATCTCTTGCCCCGGCAGGCTGTAGTGTTTTATATATGCTGATTCCCGTTCCCTCAGGAGATCATATCAACTGGGAAGAGGAAACAGATTTTGTAGAGAAAATGGTCGATCGTCTTGAGAAAAGAGGCTTTCCAAGATTGCGAGAGTCGATTGTCTGGGAAAAAATCAGAACACCAAATGATTCCTTGCGAGAAGGATTGTTTGAAGGCGGCAGCTTTGGACTTGCGCCTAACTTGTTTCAATCAGGTGTGTTCCGCCCGCAAGTGAAGGTTGCTGAGACGGGCAATCTTTATGCGGTAGGTGCTTCCATCCATCCTGGCGGCGGGGTGCCGATCGTCATGCAAAGTGCAAAGCTGATGGCTTCTGTGCTGTTAAAAGATTTGAATGACAGGAAGGAAGTGAAACTAAGTGGTTGA
- a CDS encoding phytoene/squalene synthase family protein — MVDVQTALKLCEETIQTHSKTFYRAFSMLPKKKRQAVWAVYSFCRRADDIVDESPSPKEELASFRETFDRFLHGEVDRNDPMWVALEHTFQEFRMDEAPFRDLLQGQEMDLEQHRYETLDELLIYSYHVASTVGLMLLPIIAPRKKEQLKEAAISLGIGMQLTNILRDIGEDKAERDRIYLPKQVMDQFGYTEQELQEGIVNQAFQHVWEYIAFEAEAYYEEFFDHLHEFPLYSRISVKAAAHFYKAILDKTRENEYRVFTQRLFISNQEKALILEDIT, encoded by the coding sequence GTGGTTGATGTACAAACAGCATTGAAATTGTGTGAGGAGACCATTCAAACCCATTCCAAAACGTTTTACCGTGCCTTTTCCATGCTGCCTAAAAAGAAAAGACAGGCCGTCTGGGCTGTGTATTCCTTTTGCCGGAGAGCAGATGATATTGTAGATGAGTCCCCCTCACCAAAAGAGGAGCTTGCCTCCTTTCGAGAGACGTTTGATCGATTTTTACATGGTGAGGTAGATCGGAATGATCCAATGTGGGTAGCGCTAGAACATACATTTCAAGAGTTTCGTATGGATGAAGCCCCGTTCCGTGACTTGCTCCAAGGTCAGGAGATGGATTTAGAGCAGCACCGGTATGAAACGTTAGATGAACTGCTCATCTATTCCTACCATGTGGCTAGTACCGTTGGACTCATGCTGCTTCCCATTATTGCACCGCGTAAAAAAGAGCAGCTGAAAGAAGCAGCGATTTCATTAGGGATTGGCATGCAGCTGACCAATATCCTTCGTGACATCGGCGAGGATAAGGCTGAAAGAGACCGCATTTATTTGCCAAAGCAAGTCATGGATCAATTCGGATATACAGAGCAAGAATTGCAAGAAGGCATTGTCAATCAAGCATTTCAGCACGTATGGGAGTACATTGCCTTTGAGGCAGAGGCATACTACGAGGAGTTTTTTGACCATCTTCATGAATTCCCGCTTTATTCACGTATATCGGTGAAAGCAGCTGCTCACTTTTATAAAGCCATTTTAGATAAAACAAGAGAAAATGAATACCGCGTGTTTACACAGCGATTATTTATTTCAAATCAGGAAAAAGCACTTATTTTAGAAGATATTACGTAA
- a CDS encoding MATE family efflux transporter: protein MKPQSLPIQKIQARGKKTHPSLFTLTWPIFIEISLYMLMGSADTLMLSQYSDNSVAAVGVSNQLLNLLIVMFSFITTGTTIVIAQLLGASRRQEATQVAYVSLGTNFLISFVISLLMFVLAVPILHLMGLSSELMPDAAVFLQIVGLLSFIQALIMTYSAILKSYGYTRDTMYVTIGMNLLNVAGNYLVIFGPFGFPVLGVMGVAFSTSLARLIGLMAMILIVRRRIGLRFSLKKMFHIQRTHLKKLLKIGIPSAGEQLSYNGSQMIITLFITFMGTQALAAKVYTQNLMMFIMLFGAAISQGTQILIGRHIGAKEFDAAYHRCMKSLYWAIGISLLSSTALSLSSTHLLAFFTSNSEIIQIAATLLLLTIILEPGRSFNMVIINSLRAAGDAKFPVYMAMISMWGIGLPIAYLLGIQLEMGLIGVWISFIVDEWVRGIFMYRRWRSRVWTEYRFSST from the coding sequence ATGAAACCTCAATCACTGCCAATTCAAAAGATTCAAGCTAGGGGGAAGAAAACCCATCCTTCATTATTTACATTAACTTGGCCTATTTTTATTGAAATCTCTTTATATATGCTCATGGGAAGCGCGGATACCCTCATGCTCAGCCAATATTCCGATAATAGTGTTGCCGCAGTTGGTGTAAGCAACCAGCTCCTGAATTTATTGATTGTCATGTTCAGTTTCATTACAACTGGAACGACGATTGTGATTGCGCAGCTTTTAGGAGCAAGCCGCAGACAGGAAGCGACTCAAGTCGCCTATGTCTCACTAGGAACCAACTTCTTGATTAGCTTTGTCATTAGTCTTCTCATGTTTGTATTAGCTGTTCCCATTTTACATCTGATGGGCCTATCAAGTGAGCTCATGCCGGATGCGGCGGTATTTTTACAAATTGTCGGACTGCTTTCTTTTATTCAAGCGCTCATTATGACGTATAGTGCTATTTTAAAAAGCTACGGATATACAAGAGATACGATGTATGTCACCATCGGAATGAACTTGCTAAACGTTGCCGGTAACTATCTGGTCATTTTCGGTCCGTTTGGCTTCCCCGTATTAGGTGTGATGGGGGTCGCTTTTTCTACCTCACTTGCTCGGTTGATCGGATTAATGGCAATGATCCTCATTGTACGCCGCCGAATTGGATTACGCTTTTCACTGAAGAAGATGTTTCACATCCAGCGGACACATTTAAAAAAGCTTCTGAAAATCGGGATTCCTTCTGCTGGAGAGCAGCTTTCTTATAACGGCTCTCAAATGATCATTACACTGTTTATTACGTTTATGGGGACGCAGGCATTAGCAGCAAAGGTCTATACTCAAAATTTAATGATGTTCATTATGCTGTTTGGTGCAGCCATTAGCCAAGGGACACAAATTTTAATCGGGCGCCATATTGGGGCGAAAGAATTCGATGCTGCCTATCACAGATGCATGAAAAGCTTATACTGGGCCATTGGCATCTCCCTTCTTTCTTCCACTGCTTTATCTTTATCATCGACGCATTTGCTTGCTTTCTTTACTAGCAACAGCGAGATTATCCAAATTGCCGCCACACTCCTCCTATTGACAATTATTTTGGAACCTGGCCGTTCTTTTAATATGGTCATTATTAATTCCTTGCGGGCTGCTGGTGACGCGAAGTTTCCAGTGTATATGGCGATGATTTCAATGTGGGGCATCGGGCTTCCGATCGCCTACTTGTTAGGCATTCAGCTTGAGATGGGTCTCATTGGGGTTTGGATTTCTTTTATCGTGGATGAATGGGTAAGAGGCATCTTTATGTATAGGCGGTGGCGTTCAAGGGTATGGACAGAGTATCGCTTTTCTTCCACATAA
- a CDS encoding AraC family transcriptional regulator, whose amino-acid sequence MNRFITFTVPPFPVYIASGKGVFHQGERHISRTFTVFDLLYVTKGELWITEDREAHHVKEGEYIILSPGLSHGGHLPCEEETHYEWLHFSIDPFELTNRLREHWFDMKQNQATFENPATYEFSLPRIGKVKGRNVFEKHLSAMRALNDDASELPLKKQLQFEEMLIHLQKEAFHIPSAKENVASEVVHYLERHFMKKLQMEELAEKLHYHPDYMTRCMQTVYGLTPNQYINRLKVEKAKSMLASTNDKIAAIADHVGIDDPTYFSKLFRQNEGMTPIEYRHLAKRTTK is encoded by the coding sequence ATGAATCGATTTATTACATTTACTGTACCGCCGTTCCCGGTTTATATTGCTTCAGGCAAAGGTGTATTTCATCAAGGAGAAAGACATATCTCTAGAACCTTCACTGTGTTTGATCTTCTTTATGTCACAAAGGGGGAACTATGGATCACAGAAGACAGAGAGGCTCATCACGTAAAAGAAGGAGAATATATCATTCTCTCACCTGGCTTGTCTCATGGGGGACACCTGCCATGCGAAGAAGAAACTCACTATGAGTGGCTGCATTTTTCAATTGATCCATTTGAGTTGACGAATCGGCTGAGAGAACACTGGTTTGATATGAAACAAAATCAAGCCACCTTTGAAAATCCGGCAACATATGAATTTAGCCTGCCTCGTATAGGAAAAGTGAAAGGAAGAAATGTGTTCGAAAAACATCTTTCAGCAATGCGGGCACTAAATGATGACGCGTCTGAACTGCCGCTGAAAAAACAGCTTCAGTTTGAGGAAATGCTCATTCATTTACAAAAAGAAGCATTTCATATTCCAAGTGCAAAGGAGAATGTCGCCTCAGAAGTGGTTCATTATCTTGAGCGTCACTTTATGAAGAAACTACAAATGGAAGAGCTTGCAGAGAAGCTGCATTATCATCCTGATTACATGACAAGGTGCATGCAGACTGTATATGGACTGACGCCAAACCAATACATCAATCGTCTCAAGGTCGAAAAAGCCAAAAGCATGCTTGCCTCAACGAATGATAAAATCGCAGCTATTGCTGATCACGTAGGCATTGACGACCCTACTTATTTTTCTAAACTGTTTCGGCAAAACGAAGGCATGACGCCTATCGAGTACCGTCATCTAGCAAAAAGAACGACAAAGTAA
- a CDS encoding GNAT family N-acetyltransferase, whose amino-acid sequence MKREKEEHVSIQALNEADLEMVWHLKFKAPDQSYRKWNAPYFYEHEIPLAAFKKRYLQDTSIPPKLYGIEIDGEIKGTVSYYWENERTRWLECGILIYDSRFWSGGVGTKALSLWTDELFAHIDIPRIGLTTWSGNARMMRCAEKCGFVLEGRLRKVRYYQGEYYDSMRYGMLREEWKSLPRQAT is encoded by the coding sequence ATGAAAAGGGAAAAGGAAGAGCATGTGAGCATACAAGCATTAAACGAAGCCGATTTAGAGATGGTATGGCATTTAAAATTCAAAGCACCAGATCAGTCCTATCGAAAGTGGAATGCCCCATATTTTTATGAACACGAAATCCCGCTTGCTGCATTTAAAAAACGATACTTACAGGATACATCCATTCCGCCAAAGCTATATGGCATTGAAATAGACGGCGAAATCAAAGGCACCGTGTCATATTATTGGGAGAATGAACGTACACGGTGGCTTGAATGCGGCATTCTCATTTATGACTCGCGCTTTTGGAGCGGTGGCGTTGGGACAAAGGCGTTAAGTCTATGGACTGATGAGTTATTTGCTCATATTGATATCCCTCGAATTGGTCTTACCACATGGTCGGGAAATGCACGGATGATGCGGTGCGCAGAGAAATGCGGATTTGTCCTTGAGGGGAGACTGAGAAAGGTTCGTTACTATCAAGGAGAATATTATGATTCGATGCGCTATGGGATGCTGAGAGAGGAATGGAAAAGCCTCCCGCGACAAGCTACTTAA
- a CDS encoding serine O-acetyltransferase → MILTKHDLHHYLAQDKKALAIKRKRPKWFGDDIWKYQRILRKYEYYSNSGATLRKWFYRYLHKKKGMQLGFDIPIGVFGPGLRINHTGLLIVNKHAKIGAFCDIHQGVNIGQNHHEKDVPTIGDHVWIGPGAKLFGDIYIANHISIGANAVVNRSFHEEKIVIAGVPAQKVKEKSPSS, encoded by the coding sequence ATGATTTTAACGAAGCACGATCTTCACCACTACTTGGCACAGGATAAGAAAGCATTAGCCATTAAGCGCAAAAGACCTAAGTGGTTTGGGGATGATATATGGAAATATCAAAGGATTTTACGAAAATATGAATACTATTCTAATAGCGGCGCTACACTTCGCAAATGGTTTTATCGCTATTTACATAAAAAGAAAGGCATGCAGCTTGGCTTTGATATTCCGATTGGTGTCTTCGGCCCTGGCCTTAGAATCAATCATACGGGTCTCTTAATTGTGAACAAGCATGCAAAAATTGGGGCATTTTGTGATATTCATCAAGGGGTGAATATTGGTCAGAACCATCATGAAAAGGATGTGCCAACCATTGGGGATCATGTATGGATTGGCCCTGGTGCTAAGCTGTTTGGGGACATCTATATTGCAAATCATATTTCAATCGGAGCAAATGCTGTTGTAAACCGTTCTTTTCACGAGGAGAAGATTGTTATTGCAGGTGTGCCTGCGCAAAAGGTAAAAGAAAAAAGCCCTTCTTCATGA